In bacterium, a single window of DNA contains:
- a CDS encoding DsbA family protein gives MAENSSGRPIIIAAVLVSFSILGASFFIGSSLERTTAELAAVTEALEELELAGGGAPPSRPPSRPSRPDRDKEYDVEIGEAPIKGPKDALVTIVEWSDFQCPFCNRVSPTLAQIEEEYGDKVRLVFKHMPLSIHPQAPQAHAASEAAHRQGKFWEMHDRIFANQRDLSIATLESHARAIGLDMDQYAKDVADASVKARIDDDMKQAAGLNVTGTPSFFINGRFLSGAQPFENFKRAIDAAIERAS, from the coding sequence GTGGCTGAGAATTCGAGTGGACGCCCGATCATCATCGCGGCGGTGCTGGTGAGCTTTTCGATCCTGGGAGCCAGCTTCTTCATCGGGAGCTCTCTCGAGCGGACGACGGCCGAGCTCGCCGCCGTGACGGAGGCGCTCGAAGAACTGGAGCTCGCAGGCGGCGGCGCGCCGCCGAGCCGTCCGCCGTCGCGACCGTCTCGACCGGACCGTGACAAGGAATACGACGTCGAGATCGGCGAGGCGCCGATCAAGGGCCCGAAGGACGCACTCGTCACGATCGTCGAGTGGTCCGACTTCCAATGTCCCTTCTGCAACCGCGTGTCGCCGACCCTCGCGCAGATCGAAGAGGAGTACGGGGACAAGGTCCGGCTCGTCTTCAAGCACATGCCGCTCTCGATCCATCCCCAGGCGCCGCAGGCCCACGCCGCTTCCGAGGCGGCCCATCGGCAGGGCAAGTTCTGGGAGATGCACGACCGGATCTTCGCCAACCAGCGTGACCTCTCCATCGCCACCCTCGAGTCCCACGCGCGGGCCATCGGCCTCGACATGGATCAGTACGCGAAGGACGTCGCGGACGCTTCGGTCAAGGCGCGAATCGACGATGACATGAAGCAGGCGGCGGGCCTGAACGTGACGGGCACGCCGTCCTTCTTCATCAATGGTCGCTTCCTCTCCGGAGCGCAGCCCTTCGAGAACTTCAAGCGAGCGATCGACGCGGCCATCGAGCGCGCGTCCTAG
- a CDS encoding protein kinase — translation MTRDDENEADLVATRVVPDPDAAAETRIVPDEDSVAPVDPATVETRVVPDEPEEAETTGSDEDATQLVTREPTPDPPAPAAGRSVPETRVLDDKTEPPPVAAAQPANPPPSPRSPRTPPNPPTPIDPDRGLAPGTVLFGEYEIVNVLGVGGMGEVYRARHRRLDEHRAIKVMHAELSKKKGASEFFYREAKALLAVRHPAVVHCHDLLSDEQGRVYLIMEMIEGIPLSKKMNDGPLSPDDVAILGARVSHGLAAAHRKGVIHRDVSPDNIVLPNGRVQEAKIIDFGIAKLLEEGEGTIVDGFKGKLSYASPEQLGFHGGRIDGRSDFYSLGLVLVAAALGRPMPMGTTVVDAVDARRNFKKLPDAIPMGLASAIRPLLELDPDDRPKYVDRLFVVPGGVEGADTGPISTGSVARSGPAKSAPAPRTGLFAGMAAVLALLAGGGFYLSSDSGSAPPVEPMPAPAASTAEAPAPVPEVTKPTPVPPAPVPEPLAPVARKLTAGDRLKIIGLSRNAATALRENRLMTPVGDNAYAQYREILKIDPNNADARSGMRNIASRYVAMADRAIDGSDLEKARTYVDRAKQADDGYPGIRAIEERLGR, via the coding sequence ATGACGCGGGACGACGAGAACGAAGCCGACCTCGTGGCGACCCGGGTCGTGCCCGATCCGGACGCCGCGGCGGAGACCCGAATCGTCCCGGACGAGGATTCCGTTGCGCCGGTCGACCCCGCGACGGTCGAGACGAGGGTCGTCCCGGACGAGCCCGAAGAGGCCGAGACGACGGGCTCGGACGAAGACGCCACCCAGCTGGTGACCCGAGAGCCCACGCCGGACCCGCCGGCTCCCGCGGCGGGCCGCTCGGTTCCCGAGACGCGGGTCCTCGACGACAAGACGGAGCCGCCGCCGGTCGCGGCGGCCCAGCCGGCGAACCCGCCTCCGTCCCCTCGGAGCCCTCGGACCCCTCCGAACCCCCCGACGCCGATCGATCCCGATCGCGGACTCGCGCCCGGCACGGTCCTCTTCGGCGAATACGAGATCGTGAACGTGCTCGGTGTCGGCGGGATGGGCGAGGTCTATCGCGCCCGGCATCGACGTCTCGACGAGCATCGCGCGATCAAGGTCATGCACGCCGAGCTCTCGAAGAAGAAGGGCGCGTCCGAGTTCTTCTACCGCGAAGCGAAGGCGCTCCTCGCGGTCCGGCACCCCGCGGTCGTGCACTGTCACGACCTGCTCTCCGACGAACAGGGCCGGGTCTATCTCATCATGGAGATGATCGAGGGCATCCCGCTCTCGAAGAAGATGAACGACGGGCCGCTCTCGCCGGACGACGTCGCGATCCTCGGCGCGCGGGTCTCCCACGGTCTCGCGGCCGCCCATCGCAAGGGCGTGATCCACCGCGACGTCTCGCCGGACAACATCGTCCTCCCGAATGGCCGCGTGCAGGAAGCGAAGATCATCGACTTCGGGATCGCCAAGCTCCTCGAAGAGGGCGAGGGCACGATCGTCGACGGCTTCAAGGGCAAACTCTCCTACGCCTCGCCCGAGCAGCTGGGCTTCCACGGGGGCCGGATCGACGGCCGCTCGGACTTCTACAGCCTCGGTCTCGTGCTCGTCGCGGCGGCGCTCGGACGTCCGATGCCGATGGGGACGACGGTGGTCGACGCGGTCGATGCCCGACGCAACTTCAAGAAGCTCCCGGACGCGATTCCGATGGGGCTCGCGTCGGCGATCCGGCCGCTCCTCGAGCTCGATCCGGACGATCGCCCCAAGTACGTCGATCGGCTCTTCGTGGTGCCCGGCGGCGTCGAAGGGGCGGATACGGGGCCGATCTCGACGGGCAGCGTCGCCCGGAGCGGTCCCGCGAAGAGCGCGCCCGCTCCGCGGACGGGACTCTTCGCCGGGATGGCCGCCGTGCTGGCGCTCCTGGCGGGCGGTGGGTTCTATCTCTCGAGCGACTCGGGCTCCGCTCCACCGGTCGAGCCGATGCCCGCCCCCGCGGCCTCCACCGCCGAAGCGCCCGCGCCCGTTCCGGAGGTCACGAAGCCGACGCCCGTCCCGCCTGCGCCCGTCCCCGAGCCGCTGGCTCCGGTCGCTCGCAAACTCACGGCCGGGGATCGCCTCAAGATCATCGGACTCTCGCGGAACGCCGCGACGGCGCTGCGCGAGAACCGGCTGATGACTCCCGTCGGCGACAACGCCTACGCCCAGTACCGGGAGATTCTGAAGATCGATCCGAACAACGCCGACGCCCGAAGCGGGATGCGAAACATCGCGAGTCGCTACGTCGCGATGGCGGACCGCGCGATCGACGGCAGTGATCTCGAGAAGGCGCGGACCTACGTCGACCGCGCGAAGCAGGCGGACGACGGCTACCCGGGCATCCGGGCGATCGAGGAGCGCCTCGGTCGTTAG
- a CDS encoding PEP-CTERM sorting domain-containing protein yields the protein MAPSTQRLASASGLVCALALLGLALPAHSARIAEWNFDDGTANDSVGAFDLSLVGGGPTISGGLARFDGDEGSPSFLETGGYGAHPEWSIALRIRSEAPFDQGGYQGIFSNNGSSTANYSWQVENFDGRYQFRTTSGVYDIGAPTGGWDTIVVRKTGGNDGDIWLNGVQVVASFGSNPGGLQNFRIGTNRNTNNFYAFEADWFRVYDTFEDPALIPEPGTALLLGLGLVGLATRRRS from the coding sequence ATGGCCCCGTCCACCCAACGACTCGCCTCCGCGTCCGGGCTCGTCTGCGCCCTGGCCCTATTGGGTCTCGCCCTCCCGGCCCACTCGGCGCGGATCGCGGAGTGGAACTTCGACGACGGAACGGCGAACGACTCGGTCGGCGCCTTCGACCTGAGCCTCGTCGGCGGCGGGCCGACGATCTCCGGGGGCCTCGCGCGCTTCGACGGGGACGAAGGGTCGCCGAGCTTCCTCGAGACCGGCGGCTACGGGGCCCATCCCGAGTGGTCGATCGCCCTGCGGATCCGCTCCGAGGCGCCCTTCGATCAGGGCGGCTACCAGGGCATCTTCAGCAACAACGGCAGCTCGACGGCGAACTACTCCTGGCAGGTCGAGAACTTCGACGGTCGCTATCAGTTCCGCACGACGAGCGGCGTGTACGACATCGGCGCTCCCACGGGCGGCTGGGACACGATCGTCGTCCGCAAGACCGGCGGCAACGACGGCGACATCTGGCTGAACGGCGTCCAGGTCGTGGCGAGCTTCGGGTCCAACCCCGGTGGCCTGCAGAACTTCCGGATCGGCACGAACCGCAACACCAACAACTTCTACGCCTTCGAGGCAGACTGGTTCCGCGTCTACGACACCTTCGAGGATCCAGCGCTGATCCCCGAGCCCGGAACGGCCCTGCTCCTCGGCCTCGGCCTGGTCGGCCTCGCCACCCGTCGCCGCTCGTAG
- the murA gene encoding UDP-N-acetylglucosamine 1-carboxyvinyltransferase: MSRFVIRGGRPLEGEIVASGSKNAVLPMIAAALLTEEEVVLENVPSIRDVDVMLEIAGSIGAEVSRLEDRVTIRGANLTDAPLPAELCERVRTSVLFVAPLMHRLGRAKLHPPGGDGIGRRRLDTHFYGLRQLGAVVDDVEFEFTAPERLEGAKIFFDEASVTATEHILMAAALAKGTTTILNAASEPHVMDLAKLLIEMGAQIDGLYTNTLTVTGVERLHGATHRVVSDHIEVGSYLALAAATGGGLTIHDTVRGHYWMMNRVFERFGLELDIKSDRIVLPAGQTPRIQTDAGGAIPQVDDGPWPQFPTDMMSPFLVLATQSEGTILFFEKMFEGRMYFVDPLIQMGANAVICDPHRVIITGPAKLRGQTVRSPDIRAGMAMIIAALCATGRPCVVQNAEIVDRGYERVEEKLRAMGADIEREAD; this comes from the coding sequence TTGAGTCGTTTCGTGATCCGTGGCGGTCGTCCGCTCGAGGGCGAGATCGTGGCCTCCGGCAGCAAGAACGCCGTCCTGCCGATGATCGCGGCGGCCCTGCTGACCGAGGAAGAGGTCGTGCTCGAGAACGTCCCGTCGATCCGCGACGTGGACGTGATGCTCGAGATCGCGGGGTCGATCGGCGCGGAGGTTTCACGCCTCGAGGATCGCGTGACGATTCGCGGCGCGAACCTGACCGACGCGCCGCTGCCGGCGGAGCTCTGCGAGCGGGTCCGGACGTCGGTCCTCTTCGTCGCCCCGCTGATGCACCGACTCGGCCGCGCGAAGCTCCATCCGCCGGGCGGCGACGGGATCGGCAGGCGGCGCCTGGACACCCACTTCTACGGCCTGCGCCAGCTCGGGGCCGTCGTCGACGACGTCGAGTTCGAGTTCACCGCCCCCGAGCGCCTCGAAGGTGCGAAGATCTTCTTCGACGAAGCGAGCGTGACGGCGACCGAGCACATCCTGATGGCGGCGGCGCTCGCGAAGGGCACGACCACCATCCTGAACGCCGCGAGCGAGCCCCACGTGATGGACCTCGCGAAGCTGCTGATCGAGATGGGCGCGCAGATCGACGGGCTCTACACGAATACCCTGACCGTGACCGGTGTGGAGCGTCTCCACGGCGCGACCCATCGCGTGGTCTCCGATCACATCGAGGTCGGCTCGTACCTCGCCCTCGCCGCCGCGACCGGCGGCGGCCTGACGATCCACGACACCGTGCGCGGTCACTACTGGATGATGAACCGGGTCTTCGAGCGCTTCGGCCTCGAGCTCGACATCAAGAGCGACCGGATCGTCCTGCCCGCCGGTCAGACGCCGCGGATCCAGACCGACGCCGGCGGCGCCATTCCGCAGGTCGACGACGGCCCGTGGCCGCAGTTCCCGACGGACATGATGAGCCCCTTCCTCGTCCTCGCGACCCAGAGCGAAGGCACGATCCTCTTCTTCGAGAAGATGTTCGAAGGGCGGATGTACTTCGTCGACCCGCTGATCCAGATGGGCGCGAACGCGGTGATCTGCGATCCGCATCGCGTGATCATCACCGGCCCCGCGAAGCTGCGCGGCCAGACCGTCCGCAGCCCGGACATCCGAGCCGGCATGGCGATGATCATCGCCGCGCTCTGCGCGACGGGACGCCCCTGCGTGGTCCAGAACGCCGAGATCGTCGACCGTGGCTACGAGCGCGTCGAAGAGAAGCTGCGCGCGATGGGCGCGGACATCGAGAGGGAAGCGGACTAG
- a CDS encoding protein kinase, translating into MGASLWMVGPASAAPASDAIRGPWRWLESDFGALAAAAPETVGPWRDVAITRDANRRSAEIDRLEAELVARDGGLVGAWDAPGTRRAPILRRAALDSARLLEAAGESVAAARAFGSVIDSGEVVLVDVWHGLAVNLARSGDALAAERAFLRGLDASGRASDQIRFRYDLAGFYAREGRLVESAAVVEALAPHAPESPALLDAARALSTGIEVVALTRPRGVAVPWPAPPPVEPGWDRFDSRVVAVVEQLPASWQTGLLPLALRFESEEGLRLAVYAGGALLVLLAGFVLLRQRGDVTVTIAYPDELRGLFQVRVRNGRRAVPEPASEEEIRKGGASTRKEHHMVSRETHFQRLFTGRYHLVVDGLLVDPESDEVLDKIREEKPLRVRHRRTVRMEFDAHPSTCPVDLHVVWGDRPASEAKVTVPGFIEKPRSAADGKIRVLLPKGQFRLLIGCGDRVFDQPLSVDSFRPSRLALDVLEAEAVFKGCPPAVEPYLRSDLPAVARALERDGQAELGFRLLATQHQAEGQTGRAADFYESAGDLVAAAQLRLEQGEIGRAAALFEQAEKWVEAGDAHRQGGQVLAAGECYERALDYERAIQCFRESGAIDRWLTALERYGDVFPAAKLALEHNQRPRAIRLLQRVEPTDEDFREACALLAEAFETEGHYDLAAGKLDEYIATFRPAFATADTYSRLAELWENAGHFERALDVLEDLRRREPTFPNIAARIELLRKQRSASGHLYSSGSSRTSAEPGATAFVGDVRYDLIEEIGRGGMGVVYRAKDTRLDRIVALKRLPEGLRRHHPRALQFFLREAQSAARLNHPNIVTVFDADQQDGQFFITMELLEGQPLHAILHERGQLSPSNVLGIARQACRGLDYAHEQGVVHRDIKTANLFVTTERVVKIMDFGLAKVLEEVRGATTLVTGTPYYMSPEQVLGQDVDHRSDLYSLGAMLFELATGGVPFESGEVAYHHRHSPPPDPQSLRPDLPDDLSALILRLLEKEPAARFQSAAEVLDALTAIDPAA; encoded by the coding sequence TTGGGCGCCTCGTTGTGGATGGTCGGCCCGGCGTCGGCCGCGCCGGCGTCGGACGCGATCCGAGGCCCCTGGCGCTGGCTCGAGTCCGATTTCGGAGCCCTCGCCGCCGCAGCGCCGGAGACCGTCGGACCCTGGCGGGACGTCGCGATCACGCGGGATGCGAACCGCCGCTCCGCGGAGATCGATCGACTCGAAGCCGAGCTCGTGGCGCGGGATGGCGGCCTCGTCGGTGCCTGGGATGCGCCTGGAACGCGGCGCGCGCCGATCCTCCGTCGGGCGGCTCTGGATTCCGCTCGGCTGCTCGAGGCCGCGGGGGAGTCCGTCGCGGCGGCCCGCGCCTTCGGCAGCGTGATCGATTCGGGCGAGGTGGTGCTCGTCGACGTCTGGCATGGCCTGGCGGTCAACCTGGCGCGGTCGGGGGATGCCCTCGCGGCAGAGCGCGCCTTCCTTCGTGGTCTGGACGCGTCGGGTCGCGCCTCGGACCAGATTCGATTCCGATACGACCTCGCCGGGTTCTATGCACGCGAAGGACGGCTCGTCGAGTCGGCCGCGGTGGTGGAGGCGCTGGCGCCCCACGCGCCGGAGTCGCCGGCGCTGCTCGATGCGGCGCGTGCCCTCTCGACCGGGATCGAGGTCGTCGCGCTCACGCGGCCGCGAGGCGTTGCCGTGCCGTGGCCGGCGCCACCGCCGGTCGAGCCCGGCTGGGACCGCTTCGATTCCCGCGTCGTCGCCGTCGTCGAGCAGCTTCCCGCCTCCTGGCAGACGGGGCTCCTGCCGTTGGCGTTGCGCTTCGAATCGGAGGAGGGGCTGCGGCTCGCGGTGTACGCCGGCGGGGCGCTGCTGGTCCTCCTCGCCGGCTTCGTGCTGCTGCGCCAACGCGGCGACGTCACCGTCACGATCGCCTACCCCGACGAGCTGCGCGGCCTCTTCCAGGTCCGGGTCCGGAACGGGCGCCGCGCGGTCCCGGAGCCCGCGAGCGAAGAGGAGATCCGAAAGGGTGGGGCCTCCACGCGCAAGGAACACCACATGGTGTCGCGAGAGACGCACTTCCAGCGCCTCTTCACCGGCCGCTACCACCTGGTCGTGGACGGGTTGCTCGTGGATCCCGAGTCCGACGAGGTCCTCGACAAGATCCGGGAAGAGAAGCCCCTGCGCGTGCGTCACCGCCGCACGGTCCGCATGGAGTTCGACGCGCATCCGTCGACCTGTCCCGTCGATCTGCACGTCGTCTGGGGCGATCGTCCCGCCAGCGAAGCCAAGGTCACGGTTCCCGGTTTCATCGAGAAGCCGCGCTCCGCTGCCGACGGCAAGATCCGCGTCCTGCTGCCGAAGGGGCAGTTCCGACTCCTCATCGGTTGCGGCGATCGCGTGTTCGATCAGCCGCTCTCGGTCGACAGCTTCCGTCCTTCGCGACTGGCCCTCGACGTGCTCGAGGCCGAGGCCGTGTTCAAGGGTTGTCCGCCTGCGGTGGAGCCCTATCTCCGAAGCGATCTGCCCGCCGTGGCCCGTGCCCTCGAGCGCGATGGCCAGGCCGAGCTCGGCTTTCGGCTCCTCGCGACCCAGCACCAGGCGGAAGGCCAGACGGGTCGCGCCGCGGACTTCTACGAATCCGCCGGCGACCTCGTCGCCGCTGCGCAGCTGCGACTCGAGCAGGGCGAGATCGGCCGCGCCGCCGCGCTCTTCGAGCAGGCGGAGAAGTGGGTCGAGGCCGGCGACGCCCACCGGCAGGGCGGTCAGGTCCTCGCCGCCGGCGAGTGCTACGAGCGCGCCCTCGACTACGAGCGGGCGATCCAGTGCTTCCGGGAGAGCGGGGCGATCGACCGCTGGCTGACGGCCCTCGAGCGCTATGGCGACGTCTTCCCGGCAGCGAAGCTCGCGCTCGAGCACAACCAGCGACCGCGGGCGATCCGCTTGCTCCAGCGCGTCGAGCCGACGGACGAGGACTTCCGCGAGGCCTGCGCGCTGCTCGCCGAGGCTTTCGAGACCGAAGGCCACTACGACCTCGCCGCGGGCAAGCTCGACGAGTACATCGCGACCTTCCGACCGGCCTTCGCGACCGCCGATACCTACTCGCGCCTCGCCGAGCTCTGGGAGAACGCCGGCCACTTCGAGCGCGCCCTCGACGTCCTCGAAGACCTGCGCCGTCGCGAGCCGACGTTCCCGAACATCGCGGCGCGGATCGAGCTCCTGCGCAAGCAGCGCAGCGCTTCGGGCCACCTCTACTCTTCCGGCAGCAGCCGGACTTCGGCCGAGCCGGGAGCGACCGCCTTCGTCGGCGACGTCCGCTACGACCTGATCGAGGAGATCGGGCGCGGCGGAATGGGCGTCGTCTACCGCGCGAAGGACACGCGCCTCGATCGGATCGTCGCGCTGAAGCGCCTGCCCGAGGGCCTTCGCCGCCACCACCCGCGCGCGCTCCAGTTCTTCCTGCGCGAGGCGCAGTCGGCGGCACGCCTCAATCACCCGAACATCGTGACCGTCTTCGACGCGGATCAGCAGGACGGGCAGTTCTTCATCACGATGGAGCTCCTCGAGGGTCAGCCCCTGCACGCGATCCTGCACGAACGCGGGCAGCTCTCGCCCTCGAACGTCCTCGGAATCGCGCGCCAGGCCTGCCGTGGCCTCGACTACGCCCACGAGCAGGGCGTCGTCCACCGCGACATCAAGACCGCCAACCTCTTCGTGACCACCGAGCGCGTCGTGAAGATCATGGATTTCGGGCTCGCGAAGGTCCTCGAAGAGGTGCGCGGGGCGACGACCCTCGTGACCGGCACGCCCTACTACATGTCGCCGGAGCAGGTGCTCGGACAGGACGTCGACCACCGCTCGGATCTCTACTCCCTCGGCGCCATGCTCTTCGAGCTCGCGACGGGCGGTGTGCCCTTCGAGTCCGGCGAGGTCGCGTATCACCACCGCCATTCACCGCCGCCGGATCCGCAATCCCTTCGCCCGGACCTGCCCGACGACCTCTCGGCGCTGATCCTGCGGCTGCTCGAGAAGGAGCCGGCCGCCCGCTTCCAGTCGGCGGCGGAGGTGCTCGACGCGTTGACCGCCATCGATCCAGCGGCGTAG
- a CDS encoding PAS domain S-box protein gives MQSDSSERANDQTDDTGTTADPSKVSGRFLSDLFRVLERQGLPAGELLGDLPVVLGENGEVVEAVDWDHFVEFMKRLSHAVGGPAELERCAARLGPMKPARALGSLAGLAASPRTLYRAAAGWALRRAMPAVETTVTRAADGQIEIHARIAKGQRACPELFHFAVGGAEAIPKVIGLREAVVIADIREREAWYTIAVPPSPTLLARLGRIVRTVFSAGDVLRFLEAQQVELHAKNEALRRANAALAVSEQRYRALVDTAVDVLCEIDRDGRVVYVSASVENLIGYAPEQVTGSHYRLWTPATWHDRTDEVVEALFQLPTGRATQEILRLHGADGEAVYAELTARTYDTHGGERRIVCILRDVTDRDGRTHEDIPAATLAPDELSAAVSRALEETPALDVEKDES, from the coding sequence ATGCAGTCGGATTCGAGCGAGCGAGCGAACGATCAGACGGACGACACCGGGACTACGGCCGACCCCAGCAAGGTCTCCGGCCGCTTCCTGTCGGATCTGTTCCGGGTGCTCGAGCGCCAGGGCCTTCCGGCCGGCGAGCTGCTCGGGGATCTGCCCGTCGTCCTCGGCGAGAACGGCGAAGTCGTCGAGGCCGTCGACTGGGACCACTTCGTCGAGTTCATGAAGCGGCTCTCCCACGCGGTCGGCGGTCCGGCCGAGCTCGAACGCTGCGCCGCGCGGCTCGGGCCGATGAAGCCGGCGCGCGCGCTGGGGAGCCTGGCGGGCCTCGCCGCTTCGCCCCGCACCCTCTACCGCGCGGCCGCGGGCTGGGCGCTTCGTCGAGCGATGCCCGCCGTCGAGACGACGGTCACCCGGGCCGCAGACGGTCAGATCGAGATCCACGCGAGGATCGCCAAGGGGCAACGCGCCTGCCCCGAGCTCTTCCACTTCGCGGTCGGCGGGGCCGAGGCGATCCCCAAAGTGATCGGACTTCGAGAGGCCGTCGTGATCGCCGACATCCGCGAGCGGGAAGCCTGGTACACGATCGCCGTACCGCCCTCGCCCACCCTGCTGGCCCGCCTCGGTCGGATCGTGCGCACGGTCTTCTCCGCCGGCGACGTCCTCCGCTTCCTCGAAGCGCAGCAGGTCGAGCTCCACGCCAAGAACGAGGCCCTTCGCCGCGCGAACGCCGCCCTGGCCGTGAGCGAACAGCGCTATCGGGCCCTCGTCGATACGGCGGTCGACGTCCTGTGCGAGATCGACCGCGACGGGCGGGTCGTGTACGTGAGCGCGTCCGTCGAGAACCTGATCGGCTACGCCCCCGAACAGGTCACCGGCAGCCACTACCGACTCTGGACGCCGGCGACGTGGCACGACCGCACCGACGAGGTCGTCGAGGCGCTCTTCCAGCTCCCGACCGGCCGCGCGACGCAGGAAATCCTTCGACTCCACGGGGCCGACGGCGAGGCGGTCTACGCCGAGCTGACCGCCCGCACCTACGACACCCACGGTGGCGAGCGCCGCATCGTGTGCATCCTGCGCGATGTGACCGATCGCGACGGACGAACGCACGAAGACATCCCCGCGGCGACCCTGGCGCCCGACGAGCTCAGCGCAGCCGTCTCACGCGCGCTGGAGGAAACGCCCGCGCTCGACGTGGAGAAGGACGAGAGCTAG
- a CDS encoding HAD family hydrolase, which yields MIRGIVFDLFDTLVDQNHERLMPVEVEGRRVGATTPALHACARDRFGVDLPILEFADRARDVDRELRVDTIDRGIELSTLDRFTALGTRLGQPDVLAFAQALTDVHMGALYEACTVPEHHENILVALSLDYPMALCSNFTHAATARAVLRDARFEPHLSSVVISEELGIRKPRPEIFEAVVDELGIPPHELLHVGDNLVADIGGAAALGIRTVWLTRKVEDPDAALAAYQGPPPDFALEDLMDLPVLAARLSV from the coding sequence TTGATTCGCGGGATCGTCTTCGATCTCTTCGACACGCTGGTCGACCAGAACCACGAGCGGCTCATGCCGGTCGAGGTCGAGGGGCGACGCGTGGGCGCGACGACGCCGGCGTTGCACGCGTGCGCCCGGGATCGGTTCGGCGTCGATCTGCCGATCCTCGAGTTCGCGGATCGCGCGCGGGACGTCGACCGGGAGCTCCGCGTGGACACGATCGATCGGGGGATCGAGCTCTCGACCCTCGACCGCTTCACCGCGCTCGGGACGCGGCTCGGCCAGCCCGACGTCCTCGCCTTCGCGCAGGCGCTCACCGACGTCCACATGGGCGCGCTCTACGAAGCCTGCACGGTTCCCGAGCACCACGAGAACATCCTCGTGGCCCTCTCCCTCGACTATCCGATGGCGCTCTGTTCGAATTTCACCCATGCGGCGACGGCGCGCGCGGTCCTGCGCGACGCCCGCTTCGAGCCGCATCTCTCGAGCGTCGTGATCTCCGAGGAACTGGGGATCCGCAAGCCGCGGCCCGAGATCTTCGAGGCGGTCGTCGACGAGCTCGGCATTCCTCCGCACGAGCTGCTGCACGTCGGCGACAACCTGGTCGCGGACATCGGGGGCGCGGCGGCGCTCGGGATCCGGACCGTCTGGCTGACGCGCAAGGTCGAGGATCCGGATGCGGCGCTCGCTGCGTACCAGGGACCGCCCCCCGACTTCGCCCTCGAAGATCTGATGGACCTGCCCGTCCTGGCCGCGCGGCTCTCGGTGTGA
- the apaG gene encoding Co2+/Mg2+ efflux protein ApaG, which produces MEDADLFETTSVAVTSDVRVEVRARYSEAHSNPASSRWFFLYTIRITNEGDTTVQLLNRHWTIVDGTGHTEEVHGPGVVGEQPVLEPGQGFEYTSGCPLPTPFGSMAGIFDMQRTDGTEFEAEVALFQLMQPGSIH; this is translated from the coding sequence GTGGAAGACGCCGACCTCTTCGAGACCACTTCCGTCGCCGTGACGAGCGACGTTCGCGTCGAAGTCCGCGCGCGCTACTCCGAAGCGCACAGCAATCCGGCCTCGAGTCGCTGGTTCTTCCTCTACACGATCCGGATCACGAACGAGGGCGACACGACGGTCCAGCTCCTGAACCGACACTGGACGATCGTCGACGGGACCGGCCACACCGAGGAGGTCCACGGTCCCGGCGTGGTCGGCGAGCAGCCCGTCCTCGAGCCCGGGCAGGGCTTCGAATACACCTCCGGCTGCCCTCTGCCGACGCCCTTCGGCTCGATGGCGGGCATCTTCGACATGCAACGCACGGACGGCACGGAGTTCGAAGCCGAGGTCGCGCTCTTCCAGCTGATGCAGCCCGGCTCGATCCACTGA
- a CDS encoding DUF4399 domain-containing protein — translation MTHSSRVSVAVALALTLAASLALAGHHEENGLPRTERPDDARVYFITPTDGETTKSPVVVRFGLGGMGVAPAGVEKKHTGHHHLVIDAELPPANLPVPKSDNYRHFGGGQTEVTLELEPGKHTLQLMLGDHLHIPHDPPVVSERITIIVE, via the coding sequence ATGACCCATTCGAGCCGCGTTTCCGTTGCGGTCGCTCTCGCCCTGACTCTCGCCGCGTCGCTGGCGTTGGCCGGGCACCACGAGGAGAACGGCCTTCCGCGGACCGAGCGACCCGACGACGCACGGGTCTATTTCATCACGCCGACCGACGGGGAGACGACGAAGTCTCCGGTCGTCGTCCGCTTCGGACTCGGCGGGATGGGCGTCGCCCCGGCCGGCGTGGAGAAGAAGCACACCGGCCACCACCACCTGGTGATCGATGCAGAACTCCCGCCGGCGAACCTCCCGGTGCCCAAGAGCGACAACTACCGCCACTTCGGCGGCGGCCAGACCGAGGTGACCCTCGAGCTCGAGCCGGGAAAGCACACCCTCCAGCTCATGCTGGGTGATCATCTCCACATCCCCCACGATCCGCCGGTCGTCTCGGAGCGGATCACGATCATCGTGGAGTGA